The following are from one region of the Bradyrhizobium sediminis genome:
- a CDS encoding globin-coupled sensor protein, translated as MTEVTLADSSQDRETRMRFMRIDTTTGELLREFWKIVEPALPEVLEGFYRHVTREPQLARLIGSDIPRLKAAQQSHWARLFNGRFDHEYMQGVRAIGLIHNKIGLEPRWYIGGYNFVLSQLAALAVRHYRWKPGHLAAVLTATNCAVLLDMDIAISVYQEAMLAERQKHQDKITAAIRDFDGQMKMVLKTVGGSAENLQNAANTLAANAEQSTRQTTTVAAASEEASANVQAVASATEQLTSSVREIGRQVTESTRMTGKAVEQASQSSAGMQGLAEAAQRIGAVVELINSIAGQTNLLALNATIEAARAGDAGRGFAVVASEVKALAEQTAKATDEISQQILAIQTATRQSVGSIEEIGTTIASVNEIATAIAAAVEQQGMATAEIARNIQEAARGTHDVSSNISGVSQAASETGQTATQLLSSANELSQQSEMLRNNVEGFFAMIRAA; from the coding sequence ATGACGGAAGTAACTCTTGCCGACAGCAGCCAGGATCGCGAAACCAGGATGCGCTTCATGCGCATCGACACCACGACCGGCGAACTGCTGCGGGAGTTCTGGAAGATCGTCGAGCCGGCGCTGCCGGAGGTGCTCGAAGGCTTTTATCGGCATGTCACCAGGGAGCCGCAACTCGCGCGCCTGATCGGCAGCGACATTCCCCGCCTCAAGGCCGCGCAGCAGTCGCACTGGGCGCGGCTGTTCAACGGCCGCTTCGATCATGAGTACATGCAGGGCGTCCGCGCGATCGGCCTGATCCACAACAAGATTGGGCTGGAGCCGCGCTGGTATATCGGCGGATACAATTTCGTGCTGAGCCAGCTCGCCGCGCTCGCTGTTCGCCACTACCGATGGAAGCCGGGTCATCTCGCGGCGGTGCTGACCGCCACGAACTGCGCGGTGCTGCTCGACATGGACATCGCGATTTCGGTCTATCAGGAAGCGATGCTGGCGGAGCGTCAGAAACATCAGGACAAGATCACTGCCGCGATCCGGGACTTCGACGGCCAGATGAAGATGGTGCTGAAGACGGTCGGGGGCTCGGCGGAAAATCTGCAGAACGCCGCCAATACGCTCGCCGCCAATGCCGAACAATCGACAAGGCAGACGACCACGGTGGCCGCGGCCTCGGAGGAGGCATCCGCCAATGTGCAGGCGGTAGCGTCGGCCACCGAGCAACTGACGTCGTCGGTCAGGGAGATCGGGCGTCAGGTGACGGAGTCCACCAGGATGACGGGCAAGGCGGTAGAGCAGGCCAGCCAGTCCAGCGCCGGCATGCAGGGCCTCGCGGAAGCGGCGCAGCGGATCGGCGCCGTGGTCGAACTCATCAACAGCATCGCCGGGCAGACCAACCTGCTGGCGTTGAACGCCACCATCGAAGCGGCGCGCGCCGGCGATGCGGGCAGGGGATTTGCCGTCGTCGCCTCCGAGGTCAAGGCGCTGGCCGAGCAGACCGCGAAGGCGACCGACGAAATCAGCCAGCAGATTCTCGCGATCCAGACCGCAACCCGGCAATCGGTGGGTTCGATCGAGGAAATCGGAACGACGATCGCGTCGGTCAACGAGATTGCGACGGCGATCGCGGCGGCTGTCGAGCAACAGGGAATGGCGACGGCCGAGATCGCGCGCAACATTCAGGAGGCTGCCCGCGGCACCCACGACGTTTCGAGCAACATCAGCGGCGTCAGTCAGGCCGCGAGCGAAACCGGTCAAACCGCAACGCAATTGCTGTCTTCCGCCAACGAGCTCTCGCAGCAGTCGGAGATGCTGCGCAACAATGTCGAAGGTTTCTTCGCGATGATCCGGGCTGCCTGA
- a CDS encoding caspase family protein produces the protein MIRPVLRHAFLAAGILLGSHAALAENRVALVIGQSNYRAVVPLPNPANDAKAMSQMLTESGFEVLTAADLSQNELRTKVGDFAAKVAEKGPDTVALVFYAGHGLQIDGENFLVPVDVDPKRETDIPLQAVRLNDVLNTLASVPSKTRILLLDACRNNPFPDINKTAGRGLAIVDAKTGAPGTFMSFSTSPGAEAEDGSGANSPYTSALLAAAKEPGLSIEDTFKRVRVAVNKATAGRQTPWDSSSLTDDFRFVGPAVAGPKLASVKKTVDEWKRDLKGKPAEAANELIVADGTDEAYEAFAVLYAQTPLGLQARDWLDRHRRMVAWNNAVIINTAAGYRAFIAQYPDSDLAPTARKLEERLRNRPNFVATVATAGGAPNASGAAASGPAAGQPTNASLGPTCPCTTPTLPLKKVDTPPKKRTEPDPPKRVDRAPPKRYVVPEDDVVVYRRPPPRDYYEPRGPSIGIGIGIGGFGGSGGYGGGDRGGGHQGTSRSGY, from the coding sequence ATGATCCGCCCCGTCCTTCGCCATGCCTTTCTCGCAGCGGGAATCTTGCTGGGCTCGCACGCGGCGCTCGCTGAAAATCGCGTCGCGCTGGTCATCGGTCAGTCGAACTATCGTGCCGTGGTTCCGCTCCCCAATCCGGCCAACGATGCCAAGGCCATGTCACAGATGCTGACCGAGTCGGGTTTCGAGGTGCTGACTGCTGCCGACCTGTCGCAGAACGAGCTGCGGACCAAGGTCGGCGACTTCGCGGCAAAGGTCGCCGAGAAGGGCCCCGATACCGTGGCGCTGGTGTTTTATGCGGGCCACGGCCTGCAGATCGACGGCGAGAATTTCCTCGTGCCGGTCGATGTCGACCCGAAGCGGGAAACCGACATTCCGCTACAGGCGGTCCGTCTCAACGACGTTCTGAACACGCTTGCCTCGGTGCCGAGCAAGACCCGCATCCTGCTGCTCGACGCCTGCCGCAACAACCCGTTCCCCGACATCAACAAGACGGCAGGCCGCGGGCTCGCGATCGTCGATGCCAAGACCGGCGCTCCCGGCACCTTCATGTCGTTCTCGACCTCGCCCGGAGCAGAAGCCGAGGACGGCAGCGGCGCCAACAGCCCCTATACGTCGGCATTGCTGGCCGCTGCGAAGGAGCCGGGACTTTCGATCGAAGATACCTTCAAGCGCGTGCGTGTTGCGGTCAACAAGGCGACCGCGGGCCGCCAGACGCCCTGGGACAGTTCCTCGCTGACCGACGACTTCAGGTTCGTCGGTCCCGCCGTTGCCGGCCCAAAGCTCGCTTCCGTCAAGAAGACGGTCGACGAGTGGAAGCGCGACTTGAAAGGCAAGCCGGCCGAGGCCGCCAATGAATTGATCGTCGCCGACGGCACCGACGAGGCCTATGAAGCCTTCGCCGTCCTCTACGCGCAAACGCCGCTGGGTTTGCAGGCGCGCGACTGGCTCGATCGTCACCGCCGCATGGTGGCATGGAACAACGCGGTGATCATCAATACGGCGGCCGGCTATCGCGCCTTCATTGCGCAGTATCCCGACAGCGATCTCGCCCCGACGGCGCGCAAGCTTGAAGAGCGGCTGCGCAATCGTCCGAACTTCGTGGCGACCGTCGCCACCGCCGGCGGCGCGCCGAACGCGTCCGGCGCGGCCGCGTCAGGCCCGGCAGCCGGCCAGCCGACCAACGCTTCGCTCGGCCCGACCTGTCCCTGCACCACGCCGACCCTGCCGCTGAAGAAGGTCGATACGCCGCCGAAGAAGCGCACCGAGCCCGATCCGCCCAAGCGCGTCGACCGTGCGCCGCCGAAACGTTATGTCGTGCCGGAAGACGATGTCGTGGTCTATCGTCGCCCGCCGCCGCGTGACTATTACGAGCCGCGCGGACCGTCGATCGGCATTGGAATAGGCATTGGCGGGTTTGGAGGAAGCGGTGGCTACGGAGGCGGTGATCGTGGCGGCGGTCACCAGGGCACATCGAGGAGCGGATACTGA
- a CDS encoding cation:proton antiporter domain-containing protein has protein sequence MTAPINIDVYSDALVVLGTAGIVIPLVRRFGLSPVLGYLAAGAVLGPLGLGSLIKTFPFLYWVTVVDASNVAGIAELGVVFLLFIVGMELSYERLKTMRRLVFGLGSLQIIVTAAVIGGIASLAGNSPTVSVIIGACLALSSTAIVIEVLSNQGRLATTAGRTGFAVLLAQDLAVIPILLFVSILGGGASGSVMTSLGLALLNATLAVAAIVAVGRLLLRPLFRLVASAGTIELFVAATLFVIIGTGVAAAMAGLSMALGAFIAGLLLAETEFRKAIETTVGPFKGLLLGVFFFTVGMSIDVRELAREPLLLVACVVGLIVIKSILLIGLARIFRLPWSAAIETGLLLGPGGEFAFVGIGLATTLGLIGSNVSSFTLTVTSITMALIPALSLVARRLTPRFREPKALDPELTIAPNGSTGHAIVIGHGRVGQVVCSLLDRHGCPYIAVDNDAAVVPAQRRSGSEVYYGNATDPEFLKSCGAMDAKAVIVTVAAKAEIDEIVRQVRSLRTDVVIVSRARDASHARHLYAIGVTDAVPETIEASLQLSEAALIGLGQATGPVIASIHEKRDEFRRELQQAAAREVTTHSIRPKKHR, from the coding sequence TCCGTTCTTGTACTGGGTTACAGTCGTCGATGCCAGCAACGTTGCAGGCATCGCCGAACTCGGCGTCGTCTTCCTGCTGTTTATTGTCGGCATGGAACTGTCCTACGAGCGCCTGAAAACCATGCGCCGCCTGGTGTTCGGACTCGGAAGCCTGCAGATCATCGTCACTGCTGCAGTGATCGGCGGCATCGCCAGCCTAGCCGGCAACTCTCCCACCGTATCGGTCATCATCGGCGCGTGCCTTGCTTTATCCTCGACCGCGATCGTCATCGAGGTCCTCTCCAACCAGGGCCGCCTCGCCACGACGGCCGGCCGAACCGGTTTCGCCGTTCTGCTGGCGCAAGACCTGGCGGTGATTCCGATCCTGCTGTTTGTCTCCATTCTGGGTGGCGGTGCGAGCGGCTCGGTCATGACCAGTCTCGGGCTTGCGCTCCTGAATGCGACACTCGCGGTTGCAGCGATCGTTGCTGTCGGCCGCCTGCTCTTGCGACCGCTGTTTCGGTTGGTTGCTTCCGCCGGAACCATCGAGTTGTTCGTGGCGGCAACGTTGTTTGTGATTATCGGCACGGGGGTCGCCGCGGCCATGGCCGGACTTTCGATGGCGCTGGGAGCGTTCATCGCGGGGCTGCTGCTCGCCGAGACCGAATTCCGCAAGGCGATCGAAACGACTGTCGGCCCCTTCAAGGGGCTGCTGCTTGGCGTGTTCTTCTTTACCGTCGGCATGAGTATCGACGTTCGCGAGCTTGCTCGCGAGCCATTGCTGCTCGTTGCATGCGTCGTCGGCCTCATCGTCATCAAGTCCATCCTGCTCATCGGGCTCGCCCGGATCTTTCGCCTGCCCTGGTCTGCAGCGATCGAAACCGGTCTTCTCCTTGGGCCCGGCGGCGAATTCGCATTCGTCGGCATCGGCCTGGCAACCACGCTCGGGCTCATCGGCTCCAATGTGTCGAGCTTCACCTTGACGGTGACGTCAATCACCATGGCGCTCATTCCAGCGCTGTCGCTGGTCGCGCGGCGATTGACGCCGAGGTTCCGGGAGCCCAAGGCGCTCGACCCGGAACTGACCATCGCGCCAAATGGAAGCACTGGACACGCAATCGTCATAGGGCATGGCCGGGTTGGACAAGTCGTCTGCTCGTTACTGGATCGGCACGGCTGTCCCTATATCGCCGTCGACAACGATGCCGCCGTAGTGCCGGCACAGCGGCGAAGCGGCAGCGAGGTCTACTATGGCAATGCAACAGATCCGGAATTCCTCAAGAGCTGCGGGGCCATGGACGCCAAGGCCGTCATCGTAACGGTCGCCGCGAAGGCCGAAATCGACGAGATCGTGAGACAGGTGCGTTCGCTCCGAACGGACGTCGTTATCGTCTCACGCGCCCGCGACGCTTCCCACGCCCGCCACCTCTACGCGATCGGGGTGACCGACGCCGTGCCCGAAACCATCGAGGCCAGCCTGCAGTTGTCGGAAGCGGCGCTAATCGGATTGGGACAGGCGACAGGACCCGTCATTGCCTCCATCCACGAGAAGCGCGATGAATTTCGGCGCGAACTGCAACAGGCCGCCGCGCGGGAAGTAACCACCCATTCGATCCGCCCGAAGAAGCATCGATAG